In the Streptomyces sp. f51 genome, one interval contains:
- a CDS encoding serine protease, whose protein sequence is MFGLNRFKKSVAVCAATAAAAATTLLGAHSAAAVPQPIVGGTTTTTGAYPFMMQITDARQNQFCGGTLVAADKVVTAAHCMSGETTDSVRVVGGRTYLNGTDGTVRKVGKIWINPDYTDATDGDDVAVLTLSTPMPYNPAPYVSGSDTGLYAAGTTARIVGWGTTSENGTSSNQLRTATVPIVSDSSCASSYGKNYVASDMVCAGYTDGGVDTCQGDSGGPLLVNGVLAGITSWGEGCAEAGYPGVYTRLTTFSSLVTDQVNS, encoded by the coding sequence ATGTTCGGGCTCAACCGCTTCAAGAAGAGCGTCGCCGTCTGCGCGGCGACCGCCGCAGCAGCCGCGACCACGCTGCTCGGCGCCCACTCCGCCGCAGCCGTTCCCCAGCCCATCGTCGGCGGCACGACGACCACGACCGGCGCCTACCCGTTCATGATGCAGATCACCGACGCCAGGCAGAACCAGTTCTGCGGCGGCACGCTCGTCGCCGCCGACAAGGTCGTGACCGCGGCCCACTGCATGTCGGGCGAGACGACCGACAGCGTCCGTGTGGTGGGCGGCAGGACGTACCTCAACGGAACGGACGGCACCGTCAGAAAGGTCGGCAAGATCTGGATCAACCCCGACTACACGGACGCCACCGACGGCGACGACGTGGCCGTGCTGACCCTGTCCACGCCGATGCCGTACAACCCGGCGCCGTACGTCTCCGGTTCGGACACCGGCCTGTACGCGGCCGGCACCACGGCCCGCATCGTGGGCTGGGGCACGACGTCGGAGAACGGCACCTCCTCCAACCAGCTGCGCACCGCGACCGTCCCGATCGTGTCCGACTCCAGCTGCGCGAGCTCGTACGGCAAGAACTACGTGGCCTCCGACATGGTCTGCGCCGGGTACACCGACGGCGGCGTGGACACCTGTCAGGGCGACAGCGGCGGCCCACTCCTCGTCAACGGGGTGCTGGCCGGCATCACGTCCTGGGGCGAGGGCTGCGCGGAGGCCGGCTACCCGGGTGTCTACACCCGCCTGACGACGTTCTCCAGCCTGGTGACCGACCAGGTCAACTCGTAG
- a CDS encoding glycosyltransferase family 4 protein gives MPGKSTSGDRTERRALILVENLSVPFDRRVWQECTTLRDAGWSVHVICPQGTKRDTEPEAEIDGVRIHRYPLRAATGGPAGYLREYGSALWHTLRLARKVGPVDVVHACNPPDLLFLPALWLKRRGARFVFDQHDLVPELYLSRFDRGEDLLYRGVCALERMTYRAADVVLATNESYKDTAVRRGGRRPEDVFVVRSAPDIDRFHPVPPEPELKRGKPHLLCYLGVMGPQDGVDYALRALAKLRDEVGRTDWHAVFVGGGDTFDAMVELSRELGLSEQVQFTGRIPDADLVRYLSTADVCLSPDPHNPLNDVSTMNKVLEYMVMGRPLVSFELREARVSAGDAAVYAPANDESEFARLVAQLLDDPEKRELMGKTGQERISGPLSWRNSQASLLAAYAAACGDDAPASADGPDRAPGGGRTVER, from the coding sequence TTGCCTGGTAAATCGACCAGCGGTGACCGGACCGAACGGCGCGCGCTGATCCTTGTGGAAAACCTGTCGGTGCCCTTCGACCGACGGGTGTGGCAGGAATGCACGACCCTGCGCGACGCGGGCTGGAGCGTGCACGTCATCTGTCCTCAGGGCACGAAGCGGGACACGGAGCCGGAGGCCGAGATCGACGGGGTGCGGATCCACCGCTACCCGTTGCGCGCGGCCACCGGAGGACCGGCCGGCTATCTGCGGGAGTACGGATCGGCGCTGTGGCACACGCTCCGGCTGGCCCGCAAGGTCGGCCCGGTCGACGTGGTGCACGCCTGCAACCCGCCCGATCTGCTGTTCCTGCCCGCGCTGTGGCTGAAGCGGCGCGGCGCGCGGTTCGTCTTCGACCAGCACGACCTCGTGCCCGAGCTCTACCTGTCCCGGTTCGACCGGGGCGAGGACCTGCTCTACCGGGGCGTGTGCGCGCTGGAACGGATGACGTACCGCGCCGCGGACGTCGTGCTCGCCACGAACGAGAGCTACAAGGACACCGCGGTACGCCGTGGCGGCCGGCGGCCCGAGGACGTCTTCGTGGTGCGCAGCGCTCCCGACATCGACCGGTTCCACCCCGTACCGCCGGAGCCGGAACTGAAGCGCGGCAAGCCCCATCTGCTGTGCTACCTCGGTGTGATGGGCCCTCAGGACGGCGTCGACTACGCCTTGCGGGCCCTCGCGAAGCTGCGCGACGAGGTCGGAAGGACCGACTGGCACGCGGTGTTCGTCGGCGGTGGCGACACCTTCGACGCGATGGTGGAGCTGTCACGGGAGCTCGGGCTCTCGGAGCAGGTCCAGTTCACCGGGCGCATCCCGGACGCCGATCTGGTGCGCTATCTGTCCACCGCGGACGTGTGCCTCTCCCCCGACCCGCACAACCCGCTCAACGACGTGTCGACCATGAACAAGGTCCTGGAGTACATGGTGATGGGCCGGCCGCTCGTCTCCTTCGAGCTCCGGGAGGCGCGTGTCTCCGCCGGTGACGCCGCCGTCTACGCACCGGCCAACGACGAGTCCGAGTTCGCGCGGCTCGTCGCGCAGCTGCTGGACGATCCCGAGAAGCGGGAACTGATGGGAAAGACAGGCCAGGAGCGGATCAGCGGTCCGCTCTCCTGGCGGAACTCGCAGGCGTCGCTGCTCGCCGCCTACGCCGCCGCCTGCGGTGACGACGCCCCGGCGTCGGCCGACGGCCCCGACCGTGCACCGGGCGGAGGCCGCACCGTTGAACGATGA
- a CDS encoding sugar transferase gives MRQGGLVRPFPSARERLADEAIHQPATDWEQRYRRTVITSDMVATAVVVASIGNFFGARDAANWHEKWGILAFGTELLVLGALAVSRSWAPAVLGQGAEEFRRLGRSLFAATVVLALGGIALTSRNIKLWIFVAIPAIAVVTMTVRYLLRLWLHKQRKQGRCLRPVLAAGSPATVRDLVTRTRKFPHLGWRVEAVCTTDGHGLDGDQLDGVPVVGRLSDVAGHVHRDGYRVVAVTPDPHWSPDKLQRLAWNLEGSDAEMVVAPVLMEVAGPRLHVDAVLGIPLLRVSMPAFTGGRRAVKVVVDRLGAAVLLLVFAPLMVLVGLLVMLDSRGGAFYRQRRVGKNGREFTILKFRTMVSGAHKARAELAGLDEGAGLLFKVRRDPRVTRVGTVLRRYSIDELPQLFNVLTGSMSLVGPRPPLPEESAAYGPDIRRRLLVKPGLTGLWQISGRSDLSWEEAVRLDLRYVEDWSLALDTVILWKTLRAVLYGQGAY, from the coding sequence GTGCGGCAAGGGGGACTAGTACGTCCGTTTCCGTCTGCGCGCGAGCGTCTGGCGGACGAGGCGATCCATCAGCCTGCGACCGACTGGGAGCAGCGGTACCGCCGTACCGTGATCACCAGCGACATGGTGGCCACCGCCGTCGTGGTGGCGTCGATAGGCAACTTCTTCGGGGCCCGGGACGCGGCCAACTGGCATGAGAAGTGGGGCATTCTCGCGTTCGGCACCGAACTGCTGGTGCTGGGGGCACTCGCGGTGAGCCGGTCATGGGCTCCGGCCGTGCTCGGCCAGGGCGCCGAGGAGTTCCGCCGGCTCGGACGCTCGCTGTTCGCGGCGACCGTCGTGCTGGCGCTCGGCGGGATCGCCCTCACCTCACGCAACATCAAACTCTGGATCTTCGTCGCGATCCCCGCGATCGCCGTCGTCACCATGACCGTGCGGTATCTGCTGCGCCTGTGGCTGCACAAGCAGCGCAAGCAGGGAAGATGCCTGCGCCCGGTGCTCGCCGCCGGAAGCCCGGCCACCGTGCGCGACCTGGTCACCCGCACCCGCAAGTTCCCGCACCTGGGCTGGCGCGTGGAGGCGGTGTGCACGACCGACGGGCACGGACTCGACGGTGACCAGCTGGACGGGGTGCCGGTCGTCGGCCGGCTGTCGGACGTCGCGGGCCACGTGCACCGCGACGGCTACCGGGTCGTCGCGGTCACTCCCGACCCGCACTGGTCGCCGGACAAGCTCCAGCGGCTGGCCTGGAACCTCGAAGGCAGCGACGCCGAGATGGTCGTGGCGCCGGTGCTGATGGAGGTGGCCGGACCGCGGCTGCACGTCGACGCGGTGCTCGGCATCCCGCTGCTGCGGGTGAGCATGCCGGCCTTCACCGGTGGCCGCCGTGCGGTCAAGGTGGTCGTCGACCGGCTGGGCGCGGCCGTCCTGCTGCTGGTGTTCGCGCCGCTGATGGTGCTCGTCGGCCTGCTCGTGATGCTGGACAGCCGGGGCGGCGCGTTCTACCGGCAGCGCAGGGTCGGCAAGAACGGCCGCGAGTTCACGATCCTCAAGTTCCGCACCATGGTCTCCGGGGCCCACAAGGCGCGTGCGGAGCTGGCCGGACTCGACGAGGGCGCCGGTCTGCTGTTCAAGGTCCGCCGGGATCCCCGGGTGACCCGGGTGGGCACGGTGCTGCGCCGGTACTCGATCGACGAACTCCCGCAGCTCTTCAACGTGTTGACCGGATCGATGTCGCTCGTGGGTCCGCGGCCTCCGTTACCGGAGGAGTCGGCCGCGTACGGCCCGGACATCCGGCGGCGACTGCTGGTCAAGCCGGGACTCACCGGGCTGTGGCAGATCAGCGGACGCAGCGACCTGTCCTGGGAGGAGGCGGTCCGGCTGGATCTGCGGTACGTGGAGGACTGGTCGCTCGCCCTGGACACGGTGATTCTGTGGAAGACGCTGCGTGCGGTGCTCTACGGGCAGGGGGCCTACTGA
- a CDS encoding nucleotide sugar dehydrogenase produces MKVSVFGLGYVGCVSAACLAGQGHEVIGVDVNQVKVDLVNGAKAPVVEEGIGELVADVVGSGALRATTDVRDAIANSEVSLICVGTPSEPNGSLCTTYLERVTEEIGAALAERGGRHTVVFRSTMLPGTCLNLLLPILEKYVGGTAGVDVGVAVNPEFLREGTSVRDFFDPPKTVIGELDAASGDVVAALYEGLPGEVFRVPIPVAEAIKYADNAFHGLKIGFANELGSVCQALGVDSHQVIDVFLADRKLNISPAYLRPGFAFGGSCLPKDLRSLVHAAQRADVSVPILSHVLPSNSDHLQRAVELVERTGKRKVGLFGLSFKPGTDDLRESPLVELAERLFGKGYDLRIHDANVSLSRLLGANREYIETRLPHLAQLLADSVDEVLEHAEVCLVGTKDPAVLSALPHGDGPLIVDLVRLPDAEARRTEPGYMGLAW; encoded by the coding sequence ATGAAGGTCAGCGTTTTCGGGCTCGGCTACGTGGGCTGCGTGTCGGCCGCGTGCCTGGCGGGCCAGGGCCACGAGGTCATCGGCGTGGACGTCAACCAGGTGAAGGTCGACCTGGTCAACGGCGCCAAGGCCCCGGTGGTCGAGGAGGGGATCGGCGAGCTCGTCGCCGACGTCGTGGGGAGCGGGGCCTTACGCGCCACCACCGATGTCCGTGACGCGATCGCGAACAGCGAGGTGTCGCTGATCTGCGTGGGCACCCCCTCGGAGCCCAACGGCAGTCTGTGCACCACCTACTTGGAGCGGGTCACCGAGGAGATCGGTGCCGCGCTGGCCGAGCGGGGCGGCCGGCACACGGTCGTGTTCCGCAGCACCATGCTCCCGGGCACCTGCCTGAACCTGCTGCTGCCGATCCTGGAGAAGTACGTCGGCGGAACGGCCGGCGTGGACGTCGGGGTCGCGGTCAACCCGGAGTTCCTGCGCGAGGGCACCAGCGTGCGGGACTTCTTCGACCCGCCGAAGACCGTCATCGGCGAACTCGACGCGGCGAGCGGCGATGTGGTGGCGGCTCTGTACGAGGGCCTTCCCGGCGAGGTGTTCCGGGTCCCGATCCCCGTGGCCGAGGCCATCAAGTACGCGGACAACGCGTTCCACGGCCTCAAGATCGGCTTCGCGAACGAGCTGGGCTCGGTGTGCCAGGCGCTCGGCGTGGACTCGCACCAGGTGATCGACGTGTTCCTGGCCGACCGCAAGCTGAACATCAGCCCCGCCTATCTGCGCCCCGGCTTCGCCTTCGGCGGCTCCTGCCTCCCCAAGGACCTGCGCAGCCTGGTCCACGCGGCGCAGCGGGCGGACGTCTCGGTCCCCATCCTCTCCCACGTGCTGCCCTCCAACTCCGACCACCTCCAAAGGGCGGTGGAGCTGGTCGAACGCACCGGCAAGCGCAAGGTGGGCCTGTTCGGGCTCTCCTTCAAGCCCGGAACCGACGACCTCCGCGAGAGCCCGCTCGTCGAGCTGGCGGAGCGGCTGTTCGGCAAGGGCTACGACCTTCGGATCCACGACGCCAACGTCAGCCTCTCCCGGCTGCTCGGCGCGAACCGCGAGTACATCGAGACCCGGCTGCCGCACCTCGCGCAGCTGCTCGCCGACTCCGTCGACGAGGTGCTGGAGCACGCCGAGGTGTGCCTGGTCGGTACGAAGGATCCGGCGGTCCTGTCCGCTCTGCCCCACGGTGACGGCCCGTTGATCGTCGATCTTGTCCGCCTTCCCGACGCCGAAGCGCGCCGGACCGAACCGGGATACATGGGCCTTGCCTGGTAA
- a CDS encoding winged helix DNA-binding domain-containing protein, which translates to MTKTTATAPVLGTRALNRATLDRQLLLRRSPSSATAAVEHLLGLQAQNVKPPYYALAARLEDFRPELLSRAMDARDVVRIVTMRSTIHTHTAQDALTLRPLVQAARDRELGHFREGLAGVDLDRLAAISRELVESEPRTMKQLREALLTRWPDADPFALSVAARCTLPLVQVTPRGLWGRSGQVALTTAEHWLGRPAEPAPAPDTTVLRYLAAFGPASVKDMQTWAGLTRLREVFERLRPALAVFRDENGAELFDVPDAPRPDPDTPAPPRFLPEFDNLLLSHADRSRVVPADLKGRTWRGNQAYRTLLVDGFVAGLWKLEEGALVVEPFGTLTKAWRDEVTAEGERMLTAMHPGEGYDIRFGAVARP; encoded by the coding sequence ATGACGAAGACGACCGCGACGGCCCCCGTGCTCGGCACCCGCGCCCTCAACCGCGCGACCCTCGACCGTCAGCTGCTGCTGCGCCGTTCCCCGTCGTCCGCGACGGCCGCCGTCGAGCACCTCCTCGGCCTCCAGGCGCAGAACGTGAAGCCGCCGTACTACGCCCTCGCCGCCCGCCTGGAGGATTTCAGGCCCGAGCTGCTGTCGCGGGCCATGGACGCGCGGGACGTCGTCCGGATCGTCACCATGCGCTCCACCATCCACACGCACACCGCGCAGGACGCCCTCACCCTGCGCCCGCTGGTCCAGGCCGCCCGCGACCGGGAGCTCGGCCACTTCCGCGAGGGCCTCGCCGGTGTCGACCTGGACCGGCTCGCCGCGATCAGCCGGGAACTGGTGGAGAGCGAGCCCCGCACCATGAAGCAGCTCCGCGAGGCGCTGCTCACGCGGTGGCCGGACGCCGACCCGTTCGCCCTGTCCGTCGCCGCCCGCTGCACCCTGCCGCTGGTCCAGGTGACCCCGCGCGGTCTGTGGGGCCGCAGCGGCCAGGTCGCCCTCACCACCGCCGAGCACTGGCTGGGCCGTCCCGCCGAACCGGCTCCCGCGCCCGACACGACCGTGCTGCGCTATCTCGCCGCCTTCGGCCCCGCCTCGGTCAAGGACATGCAGACCTGGGCCGGCCTGACCCGGCTCCGCGAGGTCTTCGAGCGGCTGCGGCCCGCTTTGGCGGTGTTCCGCGACGAGAACGGAGCGGAGCTCTTCGACGTCCCCGACGCCCCCCGGCCCGACCCGGACACCCCCGCCCCGCCACGCTTCCTGCCCGAGTTCGACAACCTCCTGCTGTCCCACGCGGACCGCTCCCGGGTCGTCCCCGCGGATCTCAAGGGGCGCACCTGGCGGGGCAATCAGGCCTACCGCACCCTGCTCGTCGACGGTTTCGTCGCCGGTCTGTGGAAGCTGGAGGAGGGCGCGCTCGTCGTCGAACCCTTCGGCACGCTCACGAAGGCGTGGCGGGACGAGGTCACCGCCGAGGGGGAGCGCATGCTCACCGCGATGCACCCCGGGGAGGGGTACGACATCCGGTTCGGCGCGGTCGCGCGGCCCTGA
- a CDS encoding AAA family ATPase, giving the protein MTVRGDFKEPARPRPELVIGREELFAGAREQLSGGGSVLVHGPAGIGKSTVLRALAAEYAESARTVLRCSATESESHLPFLALADLLGLVVDEIADRLPAPQRTALESALTGRGESTLQRDGLALRLAVLSAFRALAARGPVLIVADDLQWLDPASAELLGFAARRLGGTPVRMLCAVRTETEPQAQDHDRFLRASVPETLALRLAPLARAQVAELLAQRGYTGLPRSTVRDIHRTSGGNPLFALELGRALAESPTRPSPGEPLPVPTSLRALVLSRLDMLSAEARRTLLVASAGARPTLALLHAAGRENAEAETASAAALGLLATERDAPGIRFAHPLVSAALYAEADAQERRAAHSALSRAASDPIERARHLALATIGTDPAVAARLGEAAAAARDRGAPSVAVGLGLLAARHTPADTRPSSDERRLQAAEDALTAGETDLARDIARQVLARATTPAERVRAWMVVVDSAGQAMAEIDAVFPQALADAGDDPGLVALVRYQLGWRALLMDGEMTKAREEAARAARLAARAGDRRTELLALGFQAQMETLMGHPDAPSTIQRAMREPQDPRVACDHNGAGAARFRWLIMGDRLAEARTAITALLREVQRRGMVESELHFLRGLAETELRSGHCGRALDLARESLRLARDTGIGEAATAMFTSLAEAAGGDVDRALALAHEAVDRAEEDGDMVYLSRALGALGHAELVAGDASAAVRSLRRVRELEEALGVIDPARGRWHGDLAEALVRIGETAEAQDVIDVTRRRALRLERESVLAVLDRAEALVRAARGEQGPAERQLASAQDRLGKLGYGLEEARAAYALAGLRTLPTAPGVRAGGTGLPGPTAYDEAARLFRRCRALPWLRQVESAAALPPAAPPLAPAALDSLAATERQVAALVMEGATNREIAGRLFISVKTVEATLTRVYRKLGIRSRVDIVRLAAERRPD; this is encoded by the coding sequence GCGCGGACCGTCTTGCGTTGCTCGGCCACCGAGTCCGAATCCCATCTCCCCTTCCTGGCCCTGGCCGACCTCCTCGGTCTGGTCGTCGACGAGATAGCCGACCGCCTGCCCGCCCCGCAGCGCACCGCCCTGGAGTCGGCGCTCACCGGCCGCGGCGAGTCCACCCTCCAGCGGGACGGCCTGGCGCTGCGGCTCGCGGTCCTCTCGGCGTTCCGCGCCCTGGCCGCGCGGGGTCCCGTGCTGATCGTCGCGGACGACCTCCAGTGGCTCGACCCGGCCAGCGCCGAACTCCTCGGCTTCGCCGCCCGCAGGCTCGGCGGCACCCCGGTGCGCATGCTGTGCGCGGTCCGTACGGAGACCGAGCCGCAGGCACAGGACCACGACCGTTTCCTGCGCGCGTCCGTGCCGGAGACACTGGCCCTGCGGCTCGCCCCGCTGGCCCGCGCCCAGGTCGCCGAACTCCTCGCACAGCGCGGGTACACCGGGCTGCCCCGCTCCACCGTGCGGGACATCCACCGCACCAGCGGCGGCAATCCGCTCTTCGCGCTGGAGCTGGGCCGCGCGCTCGCCGAGTCCCCGACCCGGCCGAGCCCGGGCGAGCCGCTCCCCGTGCCGACGTCGCTGCGCGCGCTCGTCCTCAGCCGGCTGGACATGCTGTCCGCCGAGGCCCGCCGCACCCTGCTGGTGGCGAGCGCGGGAGCCCGCCCGACCCTGGCCCTGCTGCACGCGGCGGGCCGGGAGAACGCGGAGGCGGAGACCGCCTCGGCCGCCGCGCTCGGACTCCTGGCCACCGAACGCGACGCACCCGGCATCCGGTTCGCGCACCCCCTGGTCTCGGCCGCCCTGTACGCCGAGGCCGACGCGCAGGAGCGCCGGGCCGCGCACTCCGCCCTGTCACGCGCCGCCTCCGATCCCATCGAGCGGGCCCGGCATCTGGCACTGGCCACCATCGGCACGGACCCCGCTGTGGCCGCCCGGCTCGGCGAGGCGGCGGCCGCCGCCCGGGACCGCGGCGCCCCCTCCGTCGCCGTCGGGCTCGGGCTGCTCGCCGCCCGCCACACACCGGCGGACACCCGGCCCAGCTCCGACGAACGGCGTCTTCAGGCAGCGGAGGACGCCCTGACGGCCGGGGAGACCGACCTCGCCCGGGACATCGCCCGCCAGGTACTGGCACGAGCCACCACCCCCGCCGAACGGGTCCGGGCCTGGATGGTCGTCGTCGACTCGGCCGGCCAGGCCATGGCCGAGATCGACGCCGTCTTCCCGCAGGCGCTCGCCGACGCGGGCGACGACCCCGGTCTGGTCGCCCTCGTCCGCTACCAGCTCGGCTGGCGCGCCCTGCTGATGGACGGCGAGATGACCAAGGCCCGTGAGGAGGCCGCCCGGGCCGCGCGGCTCGCGGCACGCGCCGGGGACCGGCGCACCGAACTCCTCGCGCTCGGCTTCCAGGCGCAGATGGAGACCCTGATGGGGCATCCGGACGCGCCCTCGACGATCCAGCGGGCGATGCGCGAGCCGCAGGACCCGCGAGTCGCCTGCGACCACAACGGCGCCGGCGCCGCCCGTTTCCGCTGGCTCATCATGGGCGACCGGCTCGCCGAGGCCCGTACAGCCATCACCGCGCTGCTGCGCGAGGTGCAGCGGCGCGGGATGGTCGAGAGCGAACTGCACTTCCTGCGCGGCCTCGCCGAGACCGAACTGCGCTCCGGTCACTGCGGCCGGGCCCTCGACCTGGCCCGCGAGAGCCTGCGGCTGGCCCGCGACACCGGCATCGGCGAGGCGGCCACCGCCATGTTCACCTCGCTCGCCGAGGCGGCCGGCGGTGACGTGGACCGGGCGCTCGCACTCGCCCACGAGGCCGTGGACCGCGCCGAGGAGGACGGCGACATGGTGTATCTCTCGCGTGCCCTGGGCGCCCTCGGGCACGCGGAGCTGGTCGCCGGGGACGCGTCGGCCGCGGTCCGCTCGCTGCGCCGGGTCCGGGAGCTGGAGGAGGCGCTGGGCGTCATCGACCCGGCCCGCGGCCGGTGGCACGGGGACCTCGCCGAGGCGCTGGTGCGGATCGGCGAGACCGCGGAGGCGCAGGACGTCATCGACGTGACCCGCAGGCGCGCACTGCGGCTGGAACGCGAGAGCGTGCTCGCCGTGCTCGACCGCGCCGAGGCCCTTGTCCGGGCCGCGCGCGGCGAACAGGGTCCGGCAGAGCGCCAGTTGGCCTCCGCGCAGGACCGGCTCGGCAAGCTGGGCTACGGCCTGGAGGAGGCCAGGGCCGCGTACGCCCTCGCCGGGCTGCGCACCCTGCCCACGGCCCCGGGCGTCCGGGCGGGAGGCACCGGCCTGCCGGGGCCCACCGCCTACGACGAGGCGGCCCGGCTGTTCCGCAGGTGCCGCGCGCTGCCCTGGCTGCGGCAGGTGGAGTCGGCGGCCGCGCTCCCGCCCGCCGCGCCGCCCCTGGCCCCCGCCGCCCTCGACAGCCTCGCGGCCACCGAACGCCAGGTCGCCGCGCTGGTCATGGAGGGCGCCACCAACCGCGAGATCGCCGGGCGCCTGTTCATCAGCGTCAAGACCGTGGAGGCCACGCTCACCCGGGTGTACCGGAAGCTGGGGATCCGCTCGCGCGTCGACATCGTACGGCTGGCGGCGGAGCGCAGGCCCGACTGA
- a CDS encoding magnesium and cobalt transport protein CorA, protein MPERRPASENRRGPGDTDDSTGAKGAKARKSLWRRALTPPSAPPPKRTAPHDPPPAPEPSEIVSVVQSALYRDGVRVSTPGSLAETFRELREQPDGMAWIGLARPTASELHSLAAEFDLHPLAVEDAMEAHQRPKLERYGETLFVVLSAARYLDAAEEVDFGELHVFVGPDFVITVRHGAAPDLSAVRRRMEGSPELLRLGPEAVLYAILDSVVDGYVPVVSGVQNDIDEIETEVFRGDPAVSRRIYELSREMVEFQRATRPLVGMLHSLMAGFAKYRTDEELQRYLRDVADHVTHTSERVDGFRQALTDILTVNATLVTQQQNAEMRALAEAGFEQNEEIKKISSWAAILFAPTLVGTIYGMNFSHMPELHWVLGYPFAIVLMAVVCTSLYIIFKRRDWL, encoded by the coding sequence ATGCCCGAGCGACGCCCGGCCTCGGAGAACCGGCGGGGCCCCGGGGACACGGACGACTCCACGGGGGCGAAGGGCGCGAAGGCGCGGAAGTCCCTGTGGCGGCGCGCCCTGACGCCGCCGTCCGCGCCGCCCCCCAAGCGCACCGCGCCGCACGATCCGCCTCCCGCGCCCGAACCCAGCGAGATCGTCAGCGTCGTGCAGTCCGCGCTGTACCGCGACGGGGTACGGGTGTCGACCCCCGGGTCGCTCGCCGAGACCTTCCGCGAGCTGCGCGAGCAGCCGGACGGTATGGCGTGGATCGGCCTGGCCCGGCCGACGGCGTCCGAACTCCACTCGCTGGCCGCCGAGTTCGACCTGCATCCGCTGGCCGTCGAGGACGCGATGGAGGCACACCAGCGGCCGAAGCTGGAGCGGTACGGGGAGACGCTCTTCGTCGTCCTGAGCGCCGCCCGCTATCTGGACGCGGCCGAGGAGGTCGACTTCGGCGAGCTGCACGTGTTCGTGGGGCCGGACTTCGTGATCACCGTCCGGCACGGCGCCGCACCGGATCTCTCCGCGGTGCGCCGCCGCATGGAGGGCAGCCCCGAACTGCTGCGGCTCGGCCCGGAGGCGGTCCTCTACGCGATCCTCGACTCCGTCGTCGACGGCTACGTCCCGGTGGTCTCCGGCGTCCAGAACGACATCGACGAGATCGAGACCGAGGTCTTCCGCGGCGATCCCGCGGTGTCCCGCCGTATCTACGAACTCTCGCGCGAGATGGTCGAGTTCCAGCGCGCCACCCGTCCGCTGGTCGGCATGCTGCACAGCCTGATGGCCGGCTTCGCCAAGTACCGCACGGACGAGGAGCTCCAGCGCTACCTCCGCGACGTCGCCGACCACGTCACCCACACCAGCGAGCGGGTGGACGGCTTCCGCCAGGCCCTCACCGACATCCTCACGGTCAACGCGACGCTCGTCACCCAGCAACAGAACGCGGAGATGCGGGCGTTGGCGGAGGCGGGCTTCGAGCAGAACGAGGAGATCAAGAAGATCTCCAGCTGGGCCGCCATCCTCTTCGCGCCCACTCTGGTCGGGACGATCTACGGCATGAATTTCAGTCACATGCCGGAGCTGCACTGGGTGTTGGGATACCCCTTCGCGATCGTCCTGATGGCCGTCGTCTGCACGAGTCTCTACATCATCTTCAAGCGGCGCGACTGGCTCTGA